The Nematostella vectensis chromosome 6, jaNemVect1.1, whole genome shotgun sequence region GATATCGGGGCCCCGCCCTCTCAAGAGGACGTGAAATCTGGTAAGAGATTGCGTGACAGTTTGGACTTGACGTACAGCACGTCACATCAGCTCTTAGCTTACGTCTCCTTACTAGAGACAAACAAGCCTTATTTGGTGAACTCTATGCGGGTCCCAGGTCTACAGACGTTGATGCTGTTCGCGCGTAGCCTGGACACGAATGCTGACTTGACGCGTGTCATTGCCGACACGTGGCTAGAAGTTCGACTTCCGGATGCCAAGACAGCACAGAGTGCAATGTCTGCTGTGATACAGCTACGTTCGACATGGATGCGACTGTTACAGCTCAGACTTGATGCGAAGCGTTCAGGGAGCGAGACTGGTCTACTGGAAATGAACAAATGCAGAGACCTGGAAAGGGCTCTCGCCAAGAAGCTTTCCGAATTTTTAGATAGCAATATTCGCTTTTCCACTCGCCGATTATTACCTTCAGAGGATCAACATCTTTACAAAGGGTTAATGGACTCCGACGACTTCGACCTCACGGCTGAGGGTATCTTACCTTTCCAGGGTCCCAGTACACCCCTTGAGGTACACCCTACAAAAGGTGGAATCCGCGTAAACGAATACCTGACTTATAATTGTCTAATGGATGAGATTCAAGCGGAGGCTGCGTCTGCCGCGGCGGAGTACATACAGAAGCACTGGACGTGCCCGAAGTGCGGCGAGAAGATGATTATCACAGTATTAGAGAGACTACGTCACGAGAACGACTGTCATGAGACAGAGGGTCAGGAATCCATAGCGACACAGGAAAGTCAGGATACCAAGCCAAGCGAGTTCTCTAAGCCAGATATGGCTCATCTTCGCAGGGAATACTTCTGTGCTGATTGTAAAAAGGAGTTTGTGTTCACCAGTAGTGAGATTTTGAAGCACAAGAGATCGCATCGTTAGCTGAGAACACCACGTGGTTATCACATGACCATTATTGTGGTGCCACCACGTGATGATCACGTGAGCAAACGCTCAGGTGATTGCAAATATCGAGTATTGCAAAAGAAACTTGATCAACAATCCGGTTCATGCCCATATTTGGTAACCTTAATTAAGCCCATTATTTATGCATATCGCGAAAACACGGCTTCTTTTTTCTAAAACTCTTTTTAAGaaatatgttttgttgtagtttACATCATTCTTTTATATCATCCATTTAATGTTCATGTTGCCGGCAACAGTCACAGTTCTTTCTTGCTTAACGCTGTTGAACATAGTTAAATAGTAAATAGATCGATTAGTAGGGCATGGCTAAACTGGCAATAACCGTAAttctcgaataagcgcccagACGCCATACGTCCCAGGGAAGGCGCGCGGGGTGAGCATTTATTTCAAAACCCAATTTAAATCTAGATAAAGTGTTTTTTACAACGTACAGCGAGTAAAGCTTCCAATTCTAGAATGCTTTGGTGGGTAGTACTGTCAGTTTTCGTTACTTCATTTTTAACGCGAGTCCCCCCATCATCGAAGTTTCAGGAGTGCAGCACGCTTAGAGGAGATTCTAATTTGGGGGGAGGCACTAATTctggggaggcgcttattccaGTAATTACGGTAGGAAGACAGTCCTTGCTTTTTAGCTGCACAACATTCCACTCTTTCTCTGAGCAACACCCATGCAAATAGAGTGATCATTTTCCCGAAGgcaattaatttaaaaaatggtaAGTTAAACGCATCTAAAAGGATTTTTCGTACTATAAACTAGATCAATTAATTCATCTTTCAATGCATCAGAATATTGGTCGTATGTGCTACGTTTCGCAGTAATAATCTAAAGAATATTCAGGAATTGTTGAAACTATTCTGTAAATTTCCCAGAGGTCGTTGTGCTACTAGTTAACATTCCTCTGCTCTGATAGTAtcgccacaggtatcccgtaGTCGTTTATACGTCTACTTCTACAGGCATCTTGACAAGCTCCAGACTCTCGGTGATTTTAAGGTCCAGTCCCTCCCATTCCATGTCAAGGGTTGCGCTAGAGACACTGAGTCGATTTGTCGGTGACGTCACATTCAAGTCACTACTACTATGGAGACCACTGCTTGTAGGCTGCTGACCACGTTGCCTGTTGTCGCGCTGATCACTACTTGTTGTTGGCTTTTAATAGAATGATAGCAGGCAGTCAAAATGGTGCTTATAATTAAAGAAATACTATATAGCTAATAATAAAACTATAGCGACTTTATTGACCGATCATTTTAATACCTGAATAACGATAAAATTAGAagataaaataagataaaattgCAAAAGAATTAAACCCTCTAGCTAGAGAAAAGAGCAGAAATAAGTCTTCTATTCAGACCAAACGTCAGACTGATTGGATAAGCCTCTAAGCTCACGTGTCAACCCGCAACAAAACACGTGACAACCCGGAACAACTCACGTGACAACCTCGAAGAGCTCACGTGAAAACCCGCAACAAAACACGTGACAACCCGGAACAACTCACGTGACAACCTGAAACAGCTCACGTGACAACCCGCAACAAAACACGTTACAACCCGGAACAGCTCACGTGACAATCTGGAACAGCTCACGTGACAACCCGCAACAAAACACGTGACAACCCGGAACAACTCACGTGACTACCTGAAACAGCTCACATGCGATGCGGGCAAACGTATGTCAGGTAAGAATTTGCCGAATCGTAGCATTGACGTACAGTTTATTTAACACTCAGTTTAGACCGAGAAACCGCTGACAGAACTTACCCACACATCCGGCGTGGAAGCGGACTGACTGCTCGTTAATGTATGACACTGCTGACCAACCTCACAGTCTTGTTGAAGATAACTATTCACTGAAGTcctattattgttatttcccCGCACAATACCAAACGATGCAGGATGATAATTGACATGGCTACCTATGGCAACTGATGGTGGATAATGATTACAAAAGGTCCCCACGCCGTTGGAGGGAATATGATTTACAGGATTTCTACGAGTCGAAGGTGCAGACGAATCTTCTTCTGGTTGTTTACTACTTCCGGTTTGTTGCGCATTGGCGCGTTTGGATCTTTCGAGCGCGCGTACCAGCACTGCGCATGCGATAACGAGAACACCCACTGGCAGTGAGACCAGCAGCGCGAGGGGGACCTTGGGATTGTCGGCGTATCGCCGTGTGTACTGCAGTTGGAGATCTTGCTGTGATAAAGTGGGCGCTGAAAAAAAGTCGAAAATTTCGTAAAAGATACTTATAATTTAAATGCAAATTAACAATGGTCTGGAATGGTGTCGTGGGACATGGGATTTTGTCACAGAACCGGAACTTGGAAAATCAGAAATGTGTGTCATGGGATGCGGTATTCAACCGATTAGATGGGTAATATTGTCACACTTTTAATCAAATATACTGTAAAACTCAAGCCCCAAAACTCTCTTTTTACCCTAGAGCTATAAGTGAGTGAAACTCCCTGAAATTGTATTTTTGCAGGACTCTTCTCGAAGTGGAAAAGCGTTTAAGCGCTATTTCTAGCTACGTAAGTCCTTAACTATGACCACCCCTGCCAATAATCCTCTTAGAGATGTGTGGCAGTATCGGAAAATTATAAAGATAATAAGTGATGTTATAGTAGCACCAGTAAATACCTTGAGTAACGGCGAGAAATCCCTGTTTGAATGCTTTCCCATATTTGTCAAACACGCGGCACGAGTACCACCCACTATCACGGTACGTCACGTTAACCACGCGAAGCAGGATCTCGTAAGGGCGTCCAGCACCCGTACCAGCCTCCCGCACGGTCATGATCCCGCGCATGCGCTTTAAACTTGACCTTGTGTGAAAGTAAGATGTGTTGGAGTTTGCCTGGGCTGTGTTTTGATAGCGTGTAGAGTGGAGGAACCATTCGATGTAAGGCGTTGAGAAGCTTGTTATGGTACAGGTGAAAGTCGCAGTTTTACCAATAATTACGGTTTGGTTTATTGAGTGGGTAATGATCGAAGGCTTCTTATTTAGAGAGTGATCTAAAAGGCAAAAgtgaaaacagttttattttgttaggTTAAAATTTGATGACAGGAACGTTTAGTCATTTTCATttgtttccatatgatcacaGTACGAAACACAACCGTATGCTGAACATGCAACGCCACGCATCAGCCAGCATCATTTCTCTCGCTTGACAATAAGAAAGCTCGCAAACTACTataaagcccccccccccccaatatggTACACAAACAGCGCCTGtatttataatcatcatcatcattatttgttttttgaagagtgctaagcattttattCATTTGAAGACGTTTCTTGAACGCTGATTTGCAACCGTCCAATACTCTTTGATggaattttgaaaaatcgCAATTTAATCGCTAACTGTGAGCCACGAATAGAAAGACCCTCGAATAGAGGAATAAGACCTTTTGTGTTGGGAATGGGTTGCTGGTTGGTTTCGAGGCTGTAGGTGACTCTCGAATGTTCTTACCATTTATAGTTAACATGTAAGACGTATTAAGAGTTCTATTAGATTCGGTCTTCAGGACACAGGTATACCGTCCTCCGTCTGCCAACAACAGGTTACTAAGTATCAACATCCGGGTATTTATCGCATCTCGGTACGTCACTTCCTGCAATGGTTCATTGTACTTGTACCACGTGATGGAAAAGTTCCCCTGATAGCTATGATTGGGGCAACTgagtgtgacgtcatcgccGATGTACCTCTCTATCTGAGTAAGATTGTAAGCGTCTCTTGGCGACGAAATCCCTGTAATGAATGACAGAATGATTGACAGAATGATTGACAGAATGAATGACAGAATGATTGACAGACTTAACATAAGATAGCTTGATCCTCGGATAAGATATTTTATGCAAATACAAAATTATCCGATAGGAAAATGTAGCTCAGCTATATATTATCATGCACTTGTTCGCTGAAAACTAAAAAAGAAGGAACACCTTCCCTGTAAATTAGGCCTTTTTATGAGCGTAAACATTCGTGAGCAAATCCTGAAAATTGACATCAAATTGAGAGAAACAGCCTTTAATATGTACAAGAAATTGATACACTTTTTAAATACTTTTGatagaaaaatatttcgttttttttcttagcgGATGGAAATTGGTACTTTGTGTGAATACAGCATATAAATGACAAAATGAGTAGTAAAACAAACTGCCAGCCCATTTGTAGCACGAGAAGCAAGCGCTCTCGTGTGTCTTTATTGAAAAAGGCACCaatatataacatataatggGACGAGAGATGAGTTTGTGGTTTTAAATTTAGGCCCCGATACATTTCTTCTTAACTTTAAATTCCAATATATTGGGTTATTCAATGGCAACAACAAGGCTCACCTCTGGTTGGTATGGTTAACGCCATCACCATGGTTACCATGGCAGGTACGATGATGAAACTTGCCATCGGTCATCCCAGTGACGTCACAAACTCGACCCTATGGTAGCCATCATTCTTTCACTTGTAAAAACCCACCAGGAAGAATTGTTATGCCCATCCTGCTGCTACTGCGATGAAGATATAGTAGGAggttttaaaacttttaaaaagttctcGGAGGTCACAATCGCCCCAGCGAGATTGCTCGCGCTGAATTAAATGAAATGCCAACAAACTATACATCATTTTAAAGCTGAAGAATCGAATGTTTCTCTAAGAATAGTCATTTTTATGCACGTAAATTTGATTCTTATTTTTCTATGGACCTTTTCGTTATCCTACATTGATAAGAGTGAAGATAATAACAGCACTAAAACGCTGCTACTGCCATGTGTttgcaaaatcattttttaaacGGAATTGGAACTGGAAATTCCGAGAGGTGGTGATCAGAGTCCAATATTCAAGAGAGAATTATAATAAGGAATAATGAATCACTTATTTTTCTTCATTACCCGAGAATTCGAAATAAAGACCCAAAGACACGTTTTAAAGAGAAATTACTATTACCTAGCATGCCTACCATGCATTAATTAAGGAAAGAAGAAATTCCGAAACATGACGAAGATTGTCTAGCATAATCTTCTAATTGAGTGGAAGAGTTGCcaacataaataaa contains the following coding sequences:
- the LOC5515039 gene encoding fibroblast growth factor receptor-like 1; translated protein: MASFIIVPAMVTMVMALTIPTRGISSPRDAYNLTQIERYIGDDVTLSCPNHSYQGNFSITWYKYNEPLQEVTYRDAINTRMLILSNLLLADGGRYTCVLKTESNRTLNTSYMLTINDHSLNKKPSIITHSINQTVIIGKTATFTCTITSFSTPYIEWFLHSTRYQNTAQANSNTSYFHTRSSLKRMRGIMTVREAGTGAGRPYEILLRVVNVTYRDSGWYSCRVFDKYGKAFKQGFLAVTQAPTLSQQDLQLQYTRRYADNPKVPLALLVSLPVGVLVIACAVLVRALERSKRANAQQTGSSKQPEEDSSAPSTRRNPVNHIPSNGVGTFCNHYPPSVAIGSHVNYHPASFGIVRGNNNNRTSVNSYLQQDCEVGQQCHTLTSSQSASTPDVWPTTSSDQRDNRQRGQQPTSSGLHSSSDLNVTSPTNRLSVSSATLDMEWEGLDLKITESLELVKMPVEVDV